One genomic segment of Rubripirellula amarantea includes these proteins:
- a CDS encoding ABC transporter permease, producing MKLRHMIWKELWQRPTPMLTSLLAVTLGVTALVAIQNITVFSERKIAGDMESLGANVLVLPPSVTLQDYYGAAMHGHTMPEEYVTRLALARLPGVENLAPKLCVEAEVDTIPVTLAGILPRSEFQAKAAWQGLGMLGNAVGSDRGCCATAADTGEGDNDPNSLATTRTIAELGDRDVILGRDLASQLGAKTGDTLPLLGEDFTVLTVLPSTGTIDDGRMFAHLHSVQDLSGAGPVVNVIEIMACCEDAAGGLITNLSAELPETRIVTIAQVVQTQIAVNGLMSRLSWVFLSILLLVGGASIASVMYANVTERRKEIGTLMAIGASRNFVTQMFLGKAAILGLSGGAAGFVVGTIVAAVLGPQLLGIHVRPMPMLLGVGMATATIVAVLASLLPARRAAGLDPCLVFNDA from the coding sequence ATGAAACTTCGACACATGATTTGGAAAGAACTCTGGCAACGGCCGACGCCGATGCTCACCAGTTTGCTGGCCGTCACGCTTGGCGTCACAGCCCTTGTTGCGATTCAGAACATCACCGTGTTCTCAGAACGCAAGATCGCTGGTGACATGGAGTCCCTCGGTGCGAATGTCTTGGTGTTGCCACCCAGCGTAACACTGCAGGACTATTATGGTGCCGCCATGCACGGGCATACGATGCCCGAGGAATACGTCACGCGTCTCGCGCTCGCTCGATTGCCTGGCGTTGAAAATCTTGCTCCCAAGTTGTGCGTCGAAGCGGAAGTGGACACGATTCCTGTCACACTGGCCGGCATCCTGCCACGCAGTGAATTCCAAGCCAAGGCCGCTTGGCAGGGTCTCGGAATGTTGGGCAATGCGGTCGGCAGCGATCGCGGTTGTTGTGCCACCGCCGCTGACACCGGCGAAGGCGACAACGATCCGAACTCACTGGCAACCACACGCACCATCGCCGAATTAGGCGATCGCGATGTGATCCTCGGACGCGATCTCGCCAGCCAACTTGGTGCGAAAACTGGCGATACGTTGCCGCTACTCGGTGAAGATTTCACTGTTCTCACTGTGTTGCCTTCGACCGGCACGATCGACGACGGACGCATGTTCGCTCACTTGCACAGCGTCCAAGACTTGTCGGGTGCGGGGCCAGTGGTGAACGTCATCGAAATCATGGCCTGCTGTGAAGACGCCGCTGGCGGTTTAATCACGAACCTGTCCGCCGAACTTCCCGAAACGCGAATCGTGACGATCGCGCAAGTTGTTCAAACACAAATTGCCGTCAATGGATTGATGTCGCGTTTGTCTTGGGTCTTTCTGTCGATCCTGCTTTTGGTCGGTGGAGCGAGCATTGCCAGTGTGATGTATGCCAACGTGACCGAGCGACGCAAAGAAATCGGAACGCTGATGGCGATCGGGGCCAGTCGCAATTTTGTGACACAGATGTTTCTTGGTAAAGCCGCGATCTTGGGCCTCTCGGGTGGTGCGGCGGGCTTCGTCGTTGGCACGATCGTCGCGGCAGTACTGGGACCACAGTTGTTGGGGATTCATGTACGCCCGATGCCGATGCTGCTGGGCGTGGGGATGGCCACAGCAACCATCGTCGCGGTCCTCGCCAGCCTACTGCCCGCCCGCCGAGCCGCTGGCCTCGATCCGTGCCTTGTTTTCAACGACGCCTGA
- a CDS encoding efflux RND transporter permease subunit, producing the protein MLNSIIRFALKQRLLVIAVALFLVGFGTWQAMLAPIDVFPDLNRPRVVIMTEAPGLAPEEVETLITFPIETAVNGANGVQAVRSSSGVGISVIYVEFDWNTDIYNDRQIVNERLQLVQERMPKGVKPTLAPISSIMGQILMLGMWSDDGATEPLELRTLGDWVVRQRLLTIPGVSQVFTMGGGRKQFQVLVDPDAMLRFGISLHEVKQAVQNSNDNATGGYLDEQGPNELLVRGLGRVQSIEDLQKVVVTMKDGRPIALGQIARVVEGAQVKRGDSSAWVRDEDRNYSGGPAVILTINKQPGADTRRVTEDVIAAIDELRPSLPGDLRIEPLYTQKSFIDRAIENVAEALRDGGILVVIILFLFLMNVRTTFITLTAIPLSLVMTAIVFSIFDLSINTMTLGGLAVAIGELVDDAIVDVENIYRRLKENRASDNPKHPLLVVFRASIEIRNSIVFGTMIVILVFLPLFALSGMEGRLFAPLGIAYIVSILSSLLVSLTVTPVLSYWLLGSVKSEGHEKDGIILRAIKWVGDKVIRFSLTVPRFNLAVTAVLVVLSGMFLMSLERDFLPPFNEGAVQLNVVLPPGTSLATSNDISSRVETRLREIEDIEGFIRRTGRAELDEHAEGVNMSEFILELDPESPRSREEQLEEIREAMADIPGIVTAVEQPIAHLISHMISGVKAQIGIKIYGDDLDLLRRKAGEMEAVMKTVSGTKDVLVEPQVIIPQLRIELDRDKLLLYGLSAVEVNEFIQTALNGQVVSEILIGQRTFDLMLRLDEDYRENLQTLKRLTIDLADGGKVPLESVANIYESGGPNTINREDVRRRIVLQCNVSERGVVDVVQDIQKKFQPIVESLPPGYFVQYSGQFESQQSASRVIGILFAVSLVGVFLVLYTMFRSVNLSLQVMMALPMAFIGSVIALVVTGQTLTVAAMVGFISLAGIASRNGILLINHYLHLVQHEGEDWTKEMIVRAGLERLAPVLMTALTSGIGLVPLVMAAGEPGKEILYPVATVILGGLISSTLLDFFVHPALFWLIGLKSAERVVNESKTDIPLFEESEDEESHQPLNQSRSRTTETSQPLSEPAT; encoded by the coding sequence ATGCTTAATTCAATCATTCGATTTGCGCTCAAGCAGCGTTTGCTCGTCATCGCCGTTGCCTTGTTCCTGGTGGGATTCGGGACTTGGCAGGCGATGCTGGCCCCGATCGACGTCTTCCCCGACCTGAACCGGCCTCGCGTGGTCATCATGACCGAGGCACCGGGATTGGCACCGGAGGAAGTTGAAACACTGATTACGTTTCCGATTGAAACGGCGGTCAATGGCGCGAACGGCGTTCAAGCCGTCCGCAGTTCGTCGGGCGTTGGTATCTCGGTCATTTATGTCGAGTTCGATTGGAACACGGACATTTACAACGACCGACAAATCGTCAATGAACGACTGCAACTCGTTCAAGAACGGATGCCGAAGGGCGTGAAGCCAACGCTTGCACCGATCTCTTCCATCATGGGGCAAATCCTGATGTTGGGAATGTGGAGCGACGACGGAGCGACCGAACCGCTTGAACTGCGAACGCTCGGCGATTGGGTTGTGCGGCAGCGATTGCTGACGATCCCTGGCGTTTCGCAAGTCTTCACGATGGGCGGTGGACGCAAGCAGTTTCAAGTGTTGGTCGACCCCGATGCGATGTTGCGATTTGGAATTTCGTTGCATGAGGTCAAGCAAGCCGTTCAGAACAGCAATGACAACGCCACGGGCGGCTACTTGGATGAACAAGGCCCGAACGAATTGCTGGTTCGTGGCCTGGGCCGTGTCCAGAGCATTGAAGACCTGCAAAAGGTCGTCGTCACGATGAAGGACGGCCGCCCCATTGCGCTGGGCCAGATCGCACGCGTCGTCGAAGGAGCGCAGGTCAAACGCGGCGACAGTTCAGCCTGGGTACGCGATGAGGACAGAAATTACAGCGGTGGACCTGCGGTCATTCTTACGATCAATAAGCAACCGGGAGCCGACACGCGGCGAGTGACCGAAGATGTGATTGCGGCAATTGATGAGTTGCGACCTTCTTTGCCGGGTGACCTCCGCATCGAACCACTCTACACGCAAAAGTCATTCATCGACCGTGCCATTGAAAATGTTGCCGAGGCACTTCGTGACGGCGGCATCTTAGTCGTCATTATCTTGTTCCTGTTCCTGATGAACGTCCGCACGACATTCATCACGCTGACCGCGATTCCGTTGTCGCTAGTAATGACAGCGATCGTGTTTTCGATCTTCGATTTGTCGATCAACACGATGACGCTGGGTGGTTTGGCCGTTGCGATTGGCGAACTGGTCGATGACGCCATCGTGGATGTCGAGAACATCTATCGGCGACTCAAAGAGAACAGGGCCAGCGATAACCCCAAGCATCCGTTGCTGGTTGTATTCCGTGCCAGTATCGAGATTCGCAATTCGATCGTGTTCGGCACGATGATCGTGATCCTCGTATTTCTACCGCTGTTCGCACTCTCAGGCATGGAAGGACGTCTGTTCGCTCCGCTCGGTATCGCCTACATCGTTTCGATCCTGTCGTCGCTATTGGTTTCGCTGACTGTGACACCGGTGTTGTCGTACTGGTTGCTCGGCAGCGTGAAATCAGAGGGGCACGAGAAAGACGGCATTATCTTGCGAGCGATCAAATGGGTCGGCGACAAGGTTATTCGCTTCAGTCTGACGGTTCCGCGTTTTAACTTGGCCGTGACAGCGGTTCTGGTCGTCCTGTCCGGGATGTTCCTGATGAGTCTCGAACGCGACTTCCTGCCGCCATTTAATGAAGGTGCGGTTCAACTAAACGTCGTGTTGCCGCCGGGCACTTCACTGGCTACTTCCAACGACATTTCTAGCCGCGTCGAAACTCGATTGCGAGAGATTGAAGACATCGAAGGATTCATTCGACGTACCGGCCGCGCCGAGTTAGACGAACACGCCGAGGGCGTGAATATGAGCGAGTTCATCTTGGAACTCGATCCCGAATCGCCGCGATCCCGCGAAGAACAGCTCGAAGAAATTCGCGAGGCGATGGCCGACATTCCCGGCATCGTCACGGCGGTCGAGCAACCAATCGCTCACTTGATCTCGCACATGATCTCCGGTGTGAAGGCTCAAATTGGAATCAAAATCTATGGCGACGATCTCGATCTGTTGCGTCGCAAAGCGGGCGAGATGGAAGCGGTAATGAAGACGGTGTCCGGAACGAAGGATGTGCTGGTCGAACCCCAAGTCATCATTCCGCAATTACGGATCGAACTCGACCGCGACAAGCTGTTGCTTTACGGACTCAGTGCCGTCGAAGTCAACGAGTTCATCCAAACGGCTCTCAACGGACAGGTCGTTTCCGAAATCTTAATCGGCCAACGCACGTTCGATTTGATGCTGCGTCTCGATGAGGATTACCGTGAGAACTTGCAAACGCTCAAGCGGTTGACGATTGACCTCGCTGACGGTGGCAAGGTGCCTTTGGAATCAGTTGCGAATATTTATGAATCAGGCGGCCCGAACACAATCAATCGCGAAGACGTTCGTCGCCGAATCGTGTTGCAATGCAACGTATCCGAGCGTGGTGTGGTCGACGTGGTGCAGGATATTCAAAAGAAGTTCCAACCCATTGTCGAGTCGTTGCCGCCGGGATACTTCGTTCAGTACAGCGGACAATTTGAAAGCCAGCAATCGGCATCTCGAGTCATCGGCATCCTGTTCGCGGTCTCGCTAGTGGGCGTGTTCTTGGTTCTGTACACGATGTTCCGCAGCGTCAATCTCTCGCTGCAAGTGATGATGGCCCTGCCAATGGCGTTCATCGGTTCGGTGATCGCGTTGGTCGTCACTGGCCAAACGCTGACCGTTGCCGCAATGGTCGGCTTCATCTCGCTGGCCGGAATCGCATCGCGAAACGGAATCTTGCTGATCAACCACTATTTGCACTTGGTCCAGCACGAAGGCGAAGACTGGACAAAAGAAATGATCGTTCGGGCGGGTCTGGAACGACTCGCTCCCGTGTTGATGACCGCACTTACCTCCGGCATCGGCTTGGTCCCGTTGGTCATGGCGGCTGGCGAACCCGGCAAAGAAATCCTCTATCCAGTCGCGACCGTGATTCTCGGCGGACTGATTAGCTCGACGCTACTCGACTTCTTCGTTCACCCCGCGTTGTTCTGGCTGATCGGACTGAAATCGGCTGAGCGAGTTGTCAACGAATCGAAAACCGACATTCCTCTGTTTGAAGAGTCCGAAGACGAGGAATCTCACCAACCACTCAACCAATCTCGGTCAAGGACGACAGAGACCTCCCAACCCCTTTCCGAACCCGCAACCTAA
- a CDS encoding TolC family protein has protein sequence MIATQPTSNRSRQSRRRRLRAALSMTLMLGSAMSFTAGCQSVGNHVATSAHNPTMLQSSEANVASTPATAIVAAPVITVAYNDKSDDDKPVATEEDDSDEESAGSLRDIMALNSSEQSLSEVAVVPFSTGNEYYLSEQPAGLTLEAIESMALANNPTIAELVATTQKAAGFKCQVGLRANPVLGYSAVQLADQGTDQHSVFISQTIITGDKLALNRAVLNEALRAQLMQLEAQKYRIATDIRITFYDALAAQQRVNLIRDFQSVADKGVEIAEQLKEAQEGSQLEIVQAKVQKNEIDLALRQAQIRFDAAWREMAALAGNPDMMPVPLQGTLPGAETALDWSIVASTMIASSPEVQSAQARINQARANLCRQQAQPIPNLDLQLASGYDNGTDNGMINFQVGAPIPVFNKNQGNISAARAEYVRASRELQRIENSIKARLAQVSRDYDSSLVAVEQYATDILPNAEDGLNLAELAYKAGETSFVQVLVSRRTYFDTNLQYIVSQQQLAQARARVDGFVLTGALDAVIDNSGDDSLRGLTLSQH, from the coding sequence GTGATCGCAACACAACCGACCAGCAATCGTTCTCGTCAATCGCGACGTCGGCGGTTGCGTGCGGCTTTGAGTATGACATTGATGCTGGGTTCAGCGATGAGTTTCACGGCCGGTTGCCAGAGTGTTGGCAATCACGTTGCGACATCAGCTCACAATCCCACAATGCTTCAATCGAGCGAAGCGAACGTCGCCTCAACACCGGCGACGGCCATCGTTGCGGCACCTGTGATCACGGTCGCGTACAACGACAAGTCGGATGACGACAAACCCGTTGCAACGGAAGAGGATGATTCCGATGAGGAGTCCGCCGGTTCCTTGCGAGACATCATGGCGTTGAATTCGTCCGAACAGTCGCTCAGCGAAGTCGCCGTTGTGCCATTTTCAACCGGCAATGAGTACTACCTCAGCGAACAACCCGCCGGATTGACGCTCGAAGCGATCGAGTCGATGGCTTTGGCGAACAATCCGACCATCGCTGAATTGGTCGCGACAACGCAAAAGGCCGCTGGTTTCAAATGCCAAGTCGGGCTGCGTGCCAACCCTGTACTCGGCTACAGCGCTGTCCAGCTCGCCGACCAAGGTACCGATCAGCACTCGGTGTTCATCTCACAAACGATCATTACCGGCGACAAACTTGCGCTCAATCGCGCCGTGCTCAACGAAGCCTTGCGTGCGCAACTGATGCAGCTGGAAGCCCAGAAATATCGCATCGCGACTGACATTCGTATCACGTTCTACGATGCCTTGGCGGCACAGCAACGAGTGAATTTAATCCGCGATTTCCAGTCGGTCGCTGACAAGGGTGTCGAGATCGCCGAGCAACTCAAAGAAGCGCAAGAAGGCTCGCAACTGGAAATCGTTCAAGCAAAAGTTCAAAAGAACGAGATTGACTTGGCCCTCCGACAAGCCCAGATTCGTTTCGACGCCGCGTGGCGAGAGATGGCCGCCTTGGCTGGCAATCCCGACATGATGCCCGTTCCACTACAAGGCACACTGCCGGGCGCGGAAACCGCTTTGGACTGGTCGATCGTTGCATCCACCATGATCGCATCCAGTCCCGAAGTGCAGTCGGCACAGGCACGAATCAATCAAGCCAGAGCCAATCTTTGCCGCCAACAGGCTCAACCGATTCCGAACTTAGATTTGCAGCTCGCATCCGGGTATGACAACGGAACGGACAACGGCATGATCAACTTTCAAGTTGGCGCACCGATCCCGGTCTTCAACAAAAACCAAGGCAACATCTCGGCAGCCCGTGCCGAGTACGTGCGTGCATCACGCGAACTCCAGCGGATCGAAAACTCGATCAAAGCACGCTTGGCTCAAGTTTCGCGAGACTACGATTCTTCATTGGTCGCTGTCGAGCAGTACGCCACTGACATCCTGCCCAATGCGGAAGACGGTTTGAATCTCGCTGAGCTTGCCTACAAAGCCGGCGAAACGAGCTTCGTTCAAGTCCTGGTGTCCCGCCGAACCTACTTCGATACGAACCTGCAATATATCGTGTCGCAGCAGCAACTGGCTCAAGCCCGCGCACGAGTTGATGGCTTCGTCCTAACTGGTGCTTTGGATGCCGTGATCGACAACAGCGGCGACGATAGTTTGCGAGGATTGACGCTCAGCCAGCATTAG
- a CDS encoding efflux RND transporter periplasmic adaptor subunit: protein MPKMPMKWVWLVATLIVVIVGGFTWQHWFPATKAWVDRTAVSFRSGGSESHEGEAAGEADPHAGHDQAAHAGHDAATSLELSKQAIRNIGLSDETIRPIKLETFRRSITVPAVVVERPGRSRVQVATPMTGVVTHVHAVQGEAVEPGSLLFQIRLTHEDLVNAQTDFLRTLGELDVEQREVARLQQVTSSGAIAGKVLLERQYARDKLNANLSAMRESLRLHGLSDNQVDQIERERRLLRELQVFAPSVDSHGEDELRLTQHVIQAGYVKDDQPKHTGPLILQDLAVHKGQSINAGETLCILTDYEELFIEGLAFEQDIKQLRKASQNGWAVDAILEEPGSKSRVIEGLEMAYLANQVDAQSRTLNFYVRLPNEVAKDHRADGNRYVEWLYVPGQRMQLRVPVEEMPEQIVVPVEAVASEGAETFVFQQNGSHFDRVPVHVKYRDQYSAVIDNDGSLFPGDVIAMRGAHQMQMALKNKSGGGVDPHAGHNH, encoded by the coding sequence ATGCCCAAAATGCCCATGAAGTGGGTTTGGTTAGTCGCCACGCTGATCGTTGTGATCGTCGGTGGTTTCACTTGGCAGCATTGGTTCCCGGCCACGAAGGCGTGGGTCGATCGAACCGCTGTTTCGTTCCGAAGTGGCGGCAGCGAATCGCACGAAGGTGAGGCGGCTGGCGAAGCTGATCCTCATGCTGGACACGATCAGGCTGCCCACGCCGGGCATGACGCAGCGACTTCGTTAGAACTGTCAAAGCAAGCGATCCGCAACATTGGATTGTCCGACGAAACGATCCGCCCGATCAAGCTGGAAACCTTCCGCCGATCAATCACGGTGCCAGCTGTCGTCGTCGAGCGACCAGGACGATCGCGAGTTCAAGTCGCAACGCCGATGACGGGTGTCGTCACGCATGTTCATGCGGTGCAAGGCGAAGCGGTCGAGCCGGGAAGCCTTCTGTTTCAGATCCGCTTGACGCACGAAGACCTCGTGAATGCACAGACGGATTTCCTTCGCACGCTTGGGGAACTCGATGTTGAACAACGCGAGGTCGCTCGCTTGCAACAGGTCACCAGTAGCGGTGCGATCGCGGGCAAGGTCTTGCTGGAACGGCAATACGCCCGCGACAAACTGAACGCCAACTTGAGCGCAATGCGTGAATCGCTGCGGCTGCACGGATTGTCGGATAACCAGGTTGATCAAATCGAGCGTGAGCGACGGTTGCTCCGTGAGCTACAAGTGTTCGCACCGAGCGTCGACAGCCACGGCGAAGATGAATTGCGATTGACCCAGCATGTCATTCAAGCGGGTTACGTCAAAGATGACCAGCCCAAACACACTGGCCCGTTGATCCTACAAGACTTGGCCGTGCACAAAGGCCAATCCATCAATGCGGGCGAAACGCTTTGCATCCTAACCGACTACGAGGAACTGTTCATCGAAGGACTCGCGTTCGAGCAAGACATCAAGCAACTTCGCAAAGCATCTCAAAATGGCTGGGCGGTTGACGCGATCCTGGAAGAACCAGGCTCCAAATCCCGTGTGATCGAGGGCTTGGAAATGGCGTACCTCGCCAATCAAGTCGATGCCCAGTCGCGAACCTTGAATTTCTACGTTCGCCTTCCCAACGAAGTCGCCAAAGATCATCGCGCCGACGGCAATCGCTACGTCGAATGGCTTTACGTCCCCGGTCAACGGATGCAGTTGCGAGTACCGGTCGAAGAAATGCCGGAACAAATCGTGGTGCCTGTCGAGGCCGTGGCGAGCGAAGGAGCGGAAACGTTCGTGTTTCAGCAGAATGGCAGTCACTTTGATCGCGTGCCGGTACATGTGAAGTACCGCGATCAGTATTCCGCCGTGATCGACAACGACGGATCGTTGTTCCCCGGTGACGTCATCGCAATGCGTGGCGCTCATCAAATGCAAATGGCTCTCAAAAACAAGTCTGGCGGTGGAGTTGATCCACACGCGGGCCACAACCACTAA